One window from the genome of Ciconia boyciana chromosome 8, ASM3463844v1, whole genome shotgun sequence encodes:
- the C8H15orf48 gene encoding normal mucosa of esophagus-specific gene 1 protein, translated as MNTSFFQILKAKKELIPLVGVVSFAAVGALSFSAYSLFSKSDVIINKSGNPEPWETVDPTKPQKLLTIHQKWKPIEELENVRKLTK; from the exons ATGAACACGAGCTTCTTCCAGatactaaaagcaaaaaaagaa CTCATTCCCCTGGTTGGAGTAGTGTCCTTTGCAGCAGTTGGGGCgctctctttttctgcttattcCCTGTTCAGCAAATCCGATGTGAT CATTAACAAGAGTGGCAATCCGGAACCATGGGAAACTGTCGATCCTACCAAGCCTCAGAAG CTATTAACAATCCATCAGAAATGGAAACCTAtagaagagctggaaaatgtcagaaagCTTACGAAGTGA